One window of Medicago truncatula cultivar Jemalong A17 chromosome 2, MtrunA17r5.0-ANR, whole genome shotgun sequence genomic DNA carries:
- the LOC25486800 gene encoding protein MIZU-KUSSEI 1, producing the protein MGCISLCLTNHCVMARSSNMSSKRHFHWTNKVGTEDGEAHTSESFSTLIQKEDKKEVDNKVVDPEVSSVATASAHATRRKMRAVAISRLRSALTMFSKNRSNTPFGLGSRVVGTLFGYRRGHVHFAFQKDPTSQEAFLIELATPISGLVREMASGSVRIALECDKAKEAEKKTLRLLEEPQWRTYCNGKKCGFANRRECGQKEWDILKAVEPISMGAGVIPGTDNGSEQEGELMYMRAKFERIVGSRDSEAFYMMNPDSNGVPELSIYLLRV; encoded by the exons ATGGGATGCATATCCTTGTGCCTAACTAATCACTGTG TCATGGCTAGAAGCTCAAACATGTCTTCTAAGAGACATTTTCATTGGACAAACAAGGTTGGAACTGAAGATGGCGAAGCTCACACTTCAGAATCGTTTTCGACACTCATTCAGAAGGAGGATAAGAAAGAGGTTGACAACAAGGTTGTTGATCCTGAGGTTTCATCAGTTGCTACAGCCAGTGCCCATGCAACAAGGAGGAAGATGAGAGCAGTGGCGATTTCAAGGCTTCGCTCAGCTCTCACCATGTTCAGCAAGAACCGATCGAACACGCCTTTCGGCCTTGGTTCTCGTGTAGTTGGAACACTCTTCGGATACAGACGTGGGCATGTACATTTTGCATTTCAAAAGGATCCAACTTCCCAAGAAGCCTTTTTGATTGAGCTTGCAACACCGATCAGCGGCTTGGTTCGAGAAATGGCATCTGGGTCAGTAAGAATTGCTCTGGAATGTGACAAGGCGAAAGAAGCTGAGAAGAAAACCTTAAGGTTGCTTGAAGAGCCTCAGTGGAGGACATATTGCAATGGCAAGAAATGCGGATTTGCTAACAGAAGAGAATGTGGACAAAAGGAGTGGGATATTCTCAAAGCTGTGGAGCCAATTTCAATGGGTGCTGGTGTTATACCAGGGACTGATAATGGATCAGAACAAGAGGGTGAACTTATGTACATGAGGGCAAAGTTTGAGAGAATTGTTGGGTCTAGAGACTCTGAAGCTTTCTATATGATGAATCCTGATAGCAATGGTGTTCCTGAGCTTAGTATTTATTTGCTTAGAGTCTAG
- the LOC25486801 gene encoding protein Dr1 homolog: protein MEPMDIVAKSKEDASLPKATMTKIIKEMLPPDVRVARDTQDLLIECCVEFINLVSSESNEVCNREERRTIAPEHVLKALGVLGFGEYIEEVYAAYEQHKMETVQDSIKGAKWSGAAEMTEEQALAEQQRMFAEARARMNGGTITSNQPDADQSLEN, encoded by the exons aTGGAGCCTATGGATATTGTTGCAAAATCAAAGGAAGATGCTTCGCTACCTAAag CAACGATGACGAAAATTATAAAAGAGATGTTACCTCCAGATGTGCGTGTTGCAAGAGATACCCAGGATTTGTTAATTGAATGTTGTGTAG AGTTCATAAACCTCGTCTCATCAGAGTCAAATGAAGTATGTAACAGAGAGGAAAGAAGGACGATTGCACCTGAGCATGTATTGAAAGCTTTAGGG GTTCTTGGATTTGGCGAGTACATTGAGGAAGTTTATGCAGCATATGAACAGCACAAGATGGAGACAGTG CAAGACTCTATAAAAGGTGCCAAGTGGAGTGGCGCAGCTGAGATGACCGAGGAACAAGCATTAGCAGAGCAGCAAAGGATGTTTGCAGAGGCACGTGCTAGAATGAATGGAGGGACCATTACTTCCAATCAACCAGATGCTGACCAAAGTTTAGAGAACTAA